Genomic DNA from Alistipes indistinctus YIT 12060:
CGCGAAGACCGCCGTCTTCTGGACCGGGCCGTAAAACAGTTCGAAGGCGCGGGTAAACGCCTCTTCATAAATAGCGAGGTCGGCGACATAATGCCGTGAAGGAATTTGCCCGGTCGTACTGCTGCTCGTAAACACTTGCTGCGGAGGCAAAGAACCACTGTATACACGATGGCTCTTGAACAGTTCGATCGGCAGGAACGGAATCTGCTCCACAGTTTCCACTCCGGCAGGGTCGATACCCAAAAGTTCGAGATATTCCCGATAGGGTGTACAGGCCTCGGCCTGAAAACGAAACACCTCCAGTGCGGCCTGATCGAAGTCCGCACCGGAGGCGATGGAAAATATCTTACGCGTATCAAACATGGCAATGGGTCAGCAGAGTATCCGGTCAAACAGCAATATTATACAAACAGGCATAAAAATGTGCGGGGCCCTCACTCTTTTTTATGATGCTATTTCACCATCCGTTCTGTTGCGACACAGATTCTATTGCAGGCACTGAATGTCCAGCAGATAACGTTCGCAGTCGAGCGCCGCCATACATCCCGATCCCGCAGCCGTAATGGCCTGGCGATACCGCGGATCCTGCACGTCTCCGGCTGCGAAAACCCCCTTTACGCTGGTCTGGGAACTACCCGGAACCGTCTTGATATATCCCTCTTTGTCCAGTTCCAGCTGGCCTTCGAAGAGCTGCGTATTGGGATGGTGCCCGATACCGAGAAAGAAACCGAATGCATCGATCACCTTCTCTTCACCGCCGGTGTGGCGCACCAACGCGCCGGTCACCCCGTTCTCGTCGCCGAGTACCTCGACGGTCGTATAGCCGAACAACACTTCGATATTGGGAGTCTTCATCACGCGTTCCTGCATCGCCTTCGAAGCACGCAGGTAGTCTTTGCGTACCACCATATACACTTTGTTGCACAGCGTCGCCAGATAGGTCGCCTCTTCACAGGCGGTATCGCCGCCGCCGACTACGATGACATCCTTTTTGCGGTAGAAAAAACCGTCGCAGGTCGCGCAGGCCGAAACACCCATGCCCTTGTAACGCTGTTCCGAAGCGAGACCGAGATACTTAGCCGTCGCACCGGTGGAGATAATCAGCGCATCGGTTTCGATCTCCCGCCTACCGTCGGCAACCACCTTAAACGGCCGTACCGAAAGATCCACGCTCGTGATAATGCCGAAACGCACATCGGCGCCGAAACGCTGGGCCTGCTTCTTCAGGTCTTCCATCATAGCCGTACCGCTGATCCCCTCCGGATAACCGGGAAAGTTCTCGATATCGGTAGTCGAGGTGAGCTGGCCTCCGGGTTCGGTCCCTTCGTATAGGATCGGGTTGAGGTTCGCGCGGGAAGCGTATATGGCGGCCGTATAGCCTGCGGGGCCGCTGCCGATAATCAGGCATCGGGTTTTTTCTGTATCCATAATCGATTGCATATTTAATCCTTACTTATTGAACAAAGATAGTTTTTATTTTCATATCCTCACAGTTCCCTGCACCGTCCGACACCACAAGAAAAGCGGGTGAACGGGCGTCTTTTCGCAAAAAATCGCTACTTTTAGCTGCCGAATCTAAAGTCAAAATACGATGCTGCCGTTGAGAACATTATCCTATACCTTAACAATACTTTTGCTGTCAAGCTGTTCCGTCACAAAATCCCTGTACAAGGACAAAGAGGTCAGCCGGTACAATCCGAACGTTTCTTCGGCCAGCAAGAACTATTCCAAGCCCGCAGGAGAAGACACGTCGGACAAAGAGGCCAAGGCCTCCGGAAAACAACAGCAGCCGGTTAGCGATTCGCTACCCGAGACCGAAACGCCCAAGAAGTTGCCTTATCGCTACCCGCTGCCCCGGATGACTTTCGGCGAAACGGAGAGCGCTAACGTCCGCATCCCGATGAGCCTGAACAATCCGTTCCCACCTTCCGGCGAACTGGAAATTCCGCTCGCAGAACTCGAAAGCGATTTCTGCTATCCCTATCCGGGTAAACAGATTTCCGGATTCGGCTACCGGGGCCGGTCGATGCACACCGGAGTGGACATCAAAGCCGTTCCGAACGATACGATCCGTGCCGCTTTCTCCGGTGTGGTACGAATGTCCAAACCGTACAGCGGGTATGGCAATATCATTGTGATTCGCCACTATAACGGCATGGAAACCGCCTATGCGCACAACTCGCGCAACCTCGTCACGGTCAACGATGTGGTGAAAGCGGGCGATCCGATCGCGCTGGCGGGCCGCACCGGGCGGGCTACCACCGAACACCTGCATTTCGAGTTCCGCGTGGCGAACCAGGCCCTGAACCCGAGCCTGCTGCTCGACACCGAAAACCAACGCCTGCACACGAACACGCTCTACCTCTACAACCGGGGCGGCAACGTCAAAGCGGCGACCCGGCCGTTGAGCACCTCCGATGCTCTTTCGGAAGAGACGGTGGCGGATGACGAATCGGCCCTCGTGGCGAACGGAGGCTCGACCGGCGACGTGTCCGATACCCAGCGCTCCGCTGCGACTTCAGGCTCTTCGTCTAACAACGGTTCAAAAGCGGTTTACCATACGATCAAAAGCGGCGATACGCTCTCGAAGCTGGCACGTACTTATTCCACTTCGGTGTCGAAAATCTGCCAATTGAACCACATCAAGCCAACCACGATCCTGCGGCTCAAACAGCGGCTCCGGGTCAAATAACCGCAACGGAGACCGGACTGCGATCGCACAGAACCGTTGAAACCAATAAAAAGGAAACGTCCGTCCCGAATCGCCCAAATCCTAACCGAATGAAGCTCGTCGAATTTATTATCGCCTCGTCGCTGCTGACGCTGATCCCGGGACCGGATATTTTGTTTGTGCTGACACAAAGCATTTTGCATGGGAAACGTGCCGGTATTTCAGTGGCACTCGGCCTCTGCTCCGGGCTCTTTTTCCACACCGCGGCGGCAGCGCTCGGACTCTCGCTGATTATCGCTTCGTCCCCGGCTCTGTTCGCAGGGATCAAATACGCGGGCATTTGCTATCTGCTGTGGATGGGTTACGCGTCGTTACGCGCCTACCGAAAAACGGCCCGGGGGAAAGTACCTTCACCGGGCAACATAGCTATCGAACAGCCGCAACCCTTTCCAGCAGCTTGTGCCGGGCAAACGGAAACCATTACGACCGACCCGGCGGCATCCGGCATTGCCCCTGCTCCGGACGGCGCTCCCCAGACGCCTGAGAATAATTCTTTTCGCCGGCTTTACCGGATCGGTATCACGATGAACCTGCTGAACCCGAAAGTGATCCTGTTTTTCCTCGCCTTCTTCCCGCAGTTCATCAGCCGGGAGAGTCTGACGCCGAAAACGGATACACTGCTGCTGGGCCTGACATTCGCTGCGGTGGCCGTCGTAATCTTCACCACGGTGGCATTGGTCGCCGACTACCTGGCCGCAAAATTTTCAATCGAACAGATCCCGCCACGCATACTCGCCTGGATCCAGGCAGCGGTCTACTGGCTGATCGCCGTGCTGTTCGTCTGCTCCTGAGGGTAGCACCGTCAACCTTCTATTCCACGACGTACCGGATATAACCTCATTTCGGAAATCGCTCCTCGGCACCTCCGGGCCAAAAGGCAAAACACGCTACGGATCAGCTTTCGCAGCCGCGGAAAGTAAAATATTTCTGCATCAGGTAGCTGTACCCGATAATCAGCAGGGAGGTAACCGCCTGAGACGGTGTCGGATACAGGTGCACCGCCTCGACAAAAAATTTCAGCAGCAGGTAATTCAGCAACACCGACCCCAGTACGCTGATCAGGTAACGGAACAGTTGCGTACGCCCCCGCAGCGGTGAATACTTGAACGCGATATGTTTCTGAAGCCAGAAACCGGTTACGAATGTAATCGGAAAGACGACCAGGAACGCCGCGATATAGGGAGAAATGGCGACAAAACCCAAACGAACGATCTCCTTGTCGAGTATGAAGTTATAGAGTACGGCATACAGCACCCAGTTCAGCCCCAGGTTGACTCCGCCGCAAATCGCGTAACGGAATGTCTGGAGCGGTATTACCGCCCGGACCGGACGGATATAAAAGAAGTCGACAATCTTCGTAAGGCGTTGGGCTGGTGTCATGCGGAAAATTCGTTCGGGTCGGAAATGTCTTCAGAATAGCTACTTGAAACTTATTTTTTCGGGCCGGGCCGTTTATCTGAAGCAGTGCCCTGCATCACTTTCTGCCGTTCCTGCAGCGCGTACATCTGGTCGCGATAACGGGCCGCAGCGGTAAAGTCGAGGTCGCGCGCCGCACTTTCCATCGCTTCGCGGGCCAAGCGGATCGCCACATCGATATCGCGGTCGGTCATATAGGCGGCCACCGGGTCGGCTGCGGCATCCAGACCCTGTACACCGAGAGTGTAATTGGCTCCTAACGATTCGCCCGACATAATTTTCGTACCGCTTTTGATCGCCTGCTTGGGCATCACGGCATGAGTCGCGTTGTAGTACAACTGTTTTTCGCGACGACGGTTCGTATCCTGGATCGACAGGCGCATCGAATCGGTAATCGTATCGGCATACATGATCACGCGACCGCCGACATTCCGGGCGGCACGGCCGGAAGTCTGCGTAAGCGACCGCGCACTCCGGAGGAAACCCTCTTTATCCGCATCCATAATCGCGACCAGCGACACTTCCGGCAGGTCGAGTCCCTCGCGCAGCAGGTTCACACCGATCAGCACGTCGAACAGCCCTGCACGCAGGTCGTCGAGAATTTGCACCCGCTCCAGCGTATCGACATCGGAATGGATGTAGCGGCAACGGATACCCATATGGTCGAAGTATTTATACAGCTCCTCGGCCATCCGTTTGGTCAGCGTCGTCACCAAAATCCGCTCGTCTACACGGGCGCGCTTATCGATCTCCTCGACCAAATCGTCGATCTGGTTGAAAGTCGGGCGAATTTCGACCGACGGATCGACCAAACCCGTCGGGCGTATAAACTGCTCGACCACTGCACCCTCCGATTTGATCAACTCATAATCGGCCGGGGTGGCGCTCACATAAATCACCTCGTTCTCGAGCGATTCGAACTCCTCGAAACGCAGCGGGCGGTTATCCACCGCCGCAGGCAACCGGTAACCGTATTCGACCAGGTTGTGCTTGCGCGAAGCATCGCCGCCGTACATCCCCCGGATTTGAGGTATCGTCACATGGCTCTCGTCGACAATCAGCAAAAAGTCCTTCGGGAAGTAATCGATCAGGCAAAACGGACGGCTGCCGGGCGCACGCCCGTCGAAATAGCGCGAATAGTTTTCGATGCCGGGACAGTACCCCAGCTCCTTGATCATCTCCAGATCGTACTCGACGCGCTGTTTGAGCCGGCGCGCCTCGACAGGACGGCCCACCGACTCGAAAAATTCGCACTGTTTGCCCAGGTCGAGCTGGATTTCGCGGATCGCACGCTCGATGCGTTCGCGCGTAGTGACGAACAGGTTGGCCGGATAGACCACGATCCGTTCCAGCGATTCGAGCCGCTGTCCCGTCATCGGGTCGACCGCATAAATCGCCTCGATCTCATTATCATAAAAAACGACCCGGTAACATTTGTCGCCATAAGCGATATAGATATCGACCGTATCGCCCTTCACACGGAACGTTCCCTGTTTGAACTCCGTTTCGCTGCGCGTGTAGAGCGCATCGACCAATCCGTACAGCAGTTTGTTGCGGCTGATGATATCGCCGACCTTCAGCGTGATCGAGGTGGCATGAAAATCTTCGGGATTACCGATACCGTAAATGCACGACACGCTCGACACGACAACGATGTCGTTACGCCCGCTCAGCAGGGACGAAGTCGTGCTCAGGCGCATCTTCTCGATCCCCTCGTTGATCGACAGGTCCTTTTCGATGTAGGTATCGGTCGTCGGCAAATAGGCTTCCGGTTGGTAATAGTCGTAATAGGAGACGAAATACTCGACGGCATTCTCAGGGAAAAAATTCTTGAATTCGCCGTACAGCTGTGCTGCAAGGGTCTTGTTATGGCTCAAGATCAGCGTCGGTTTGTTGAGCTGCGCAATGACGTTCGCCATCGTGAACGTTTTACCCGAACCGGTTACGCCCAGCAACGTGTTGTGGCGGCTGTGGCCGCGCAACGACGAAACGAGCTGTTCGATCGCTTCGGGCTGGTCGCCGGTAGGTTTATAATCCGATACCAATTTGAAATCCATGGTACAAAATTAGCTATTTTTAGAGAATTCTATGCGCGAAAAAGGGCTTTGTTCGGCGGGAAGTCGTACCTTTGCGGAAATTACCCGTTTTATGAATCTGGCCGCTATCCTGTTGCTCGGTATAGGTCTCAGTCTCGACACGTTCGCAGTCTCGCTGACGCTCGGCTTCGTCAGCGAACGCACTACACGACGCGAAAAAGTGCGTTTTCTGATCGTCATCGGACTGTTCCATTTTTTGATGATCCTTGCGGGTTGGCTGTTCGGCGCGAACGTCAGCCGCCTGATCGCCGATTACGACCATTGGATCGCCTTCTTCCTGCTCGCGTTCCTCGGCGCCAAGATGATTCGCGAAGGACTCTCCGCCGTCCAGGACGACGAGGTGGATTGCGACCTGCTTTCGCTGCGGAACACGCTGATGTTCGGCATCGCGCTGAGCATCGACGCACTGATCACAGGATTCAGCCTCGGCCTCGTGAAAGTACATCTCTATGACGGAAGTCCGTTGGGCAATATCTTGCTCGCCGCCGCGCTCATCGGCACGGCCGCCTTTTCGATTTCGGCCACAGGGATTCTCATCGGTAAACACGTCTCCTCGAAACTCGGCTCGAAAGCCGAAATTTTCGGAGGCGCGATCCTGATCCTGATCGGCTTGAAAGTCCTGTACGACCATTTGTTGTAAAAGTTTCCCGAAGCGCAAAACCCAAACAACAAGCCGGCACCTTCACCCGCCTTCCAATTTGCAATCCAAACCGACATTTCCACGCCGGTTATTCCCGTAATTTACACTCCCGCACCGCACTCTGTTTTTCCCGCTTCCGGTCCCGGCTATTCCCCGGCGGGTGTAACGGAAAAAAACGTATCTTTGGATCCGGAGAGACGCACCATGATCGATAAAGAGACAGTAGACCGCATT
This window encodes:
- a CDS encoding LysE family translocator — its product is MKLVEFIIASSLLTLIPGPDILFVLTQSILHGKRAGISVALGLCSGLFFHTAAAALGLSLIIASSPALFAGIKYAGICYLLWMGYASLRAYRKTARGKVPSPGNIAIEQPQPFPAACAGQTETITTDPAASGIAPAPDGAPQTPENNSFRRLYRIGITMNLLNPKVILFFLAFFPQFISRESLTPKTDTLLLGLTFAAVAVVIFTTVALVADYLAAKFSIEQIPPRILAWIQAAVYWLIAVLFVCS
- a CDS encoding manganese efflux pump MntP, producing the protein MNLAAILLLGIGLSLDTFAVSLTLGFVSERTTRREKVRFLIVIGLFHFLMILAGWLFGANVSRLIADYDHWIAFFLLAFLGAKMIREGLSAVQDDEVDCDLLSLRNTLMFGIALSIDALITGFSLGLVKVHLYDGSPLGNILLAAALIGTAAFSISATGILIGKHVSSKLGSKAEIFGGAILILIGLKVLYDHLL
- a CDS encoding peptidoglycan DD-metalloendopeptidase family protein codes for the protein MLSSCSVTKSLYKDKEVSRYNPNVSSASKNYSKPAGEDTSDKEAKASGKQQQPVSDSLPETETPKKLPYRYPLPRMTFGETESANVRIPMSLNNPFPPSGELEIPLAELESDFCYPYPGKQISGFGYRGRSMHTGVDIKAVPNDTIRAAFSGVVRMSKPYSGYGNIIVIRHYNGMETAYAHNSRNLVTVNDVVKAGDPIALAGRTGRATTEHLHFEFRVANQALNPSLLLDTENQRLHTNTLYLYNRGGNVKAATRPLSTSDALSEETVADDESALVANGGSTGDVSDTQRSAATSGSSSNNGSKAVYHTIKSGDTLSKLARTYSTSVSKICQLNHIKPTTILRLKQRLRVK
- the trxB gene encoding thioredoxin-disulfide reductase, translating into MDTEKTRCLIIGSGPAGYTAAIYASRANLNPILYEGTEPGGQLTSTTDIENFPGYPEGISGTAMMEDLKKQAQRFGADVRFGIITSVDLSVRPFKVVADGRREIETDALIISTGATAKYLGLASEQRYKGMGVSACATCDGFFYRKKDVIVVGGGDTACEEATYLATLCNKVYMVVRKDYLRASKAMQERVMKTPNIEVLFGYTTVEVLGDENGVTGALVRHTGGEEKVIDAFGFFLGIGHHPNTQLFEGQLELDKEGYIKTVPGSSQTSVKGVFAAGDVQDPRYRQAITAAGSGCMAALDCERYLLDIQCLQ
- the uvrB gene encoding excinuclease ABC subunit UvrB; protein product: MDFKLVSDYKPTGDQPEAIEQLVSSLRGHSRHNTLLGVTGSGKTFTMANVIAQLNKPTLILSHNKTLAAQLYGEFKNFFPENAVEYFVSYYDYYQPEAYLPTTDTYIEKDLSINEGIEKMRLSTTSSLLSGRNDIVVVSSVSCIYGIGNPEDFHATSITLKVGDIISRNKLLYGLVDALYTRSETEFKQGTFRVKGDTVDIYIAYGDKCYRVVFYDNEIEAIYAVDPMTGQRLESLERIVVYPANLFVTTRERIERAIREIQLDLGKQCEFFESVGRPVEARRLKQRVEYDLEMIKELGYCPGIENYSRYFDGRAPGSRPFCLIDYFPKDFLLIVDESHVTIPQIRGMYGGDASRKHNLVEYGYRLPAAVDNRPLRFEEFESLENEVIYVSATPADYELIKSEGAVVEQFIRPTGLVDPSVEIRPTFNQIDDLVEEIDKRARVDERILVTTLTKRMAEELYKYFDHMGIRCRYIHSDVDTLERVQILDDLRAGLFDVLIGVNLLREGLDLPEVSLVAIMDADKEGFLRSARSLTQTSGRAARNVGGRVIMYADTITDSMRLSIQDTNRRREKQLYYNATHAVMPKQAIKSGTKIMSGESLGANYTLGVQGLDAAADPVAAYMTDRDIDVAIRLAREAMESAARDLDFTAAARYRDQMYALQERQKVMQGTASDKRPGPKK
- a CDS encoding GtrA family protein, whose translation is MTPAQRLTKIVDFFYIRPVRAVIPLQTFRYAICGGVNLGLNWVLYAVLYNFILDKEIVRLGFVAISPYIAAFLVVFPITFVTGFWLQKHIAFKYSPLRGRTQLFRYLISVLGSVLLNYLLLKFFVEAVHLYPTPSQAVTSLLIIGYSYLMQKYFTFRGCES